A stretch of Gopherus evgoodei ecotype Sinaloan lineage chromosome 12, rGopEvg1_v1.p, whole genome shotgun sequence DNA encodes these proteins:
- the LOC115660260 gene encoding ubiquinone biosynthesis protein COQ9, mitochondrial-like — protein MAAVAAAAAGSLRRAGWGLLRRAPVVRCPLYPAQRAFQASALLRVSEEQKQEPPPSSSQQHFESHPPGDQPDQEPQRSHHSYTDQGGEESEDYESEEQLQQRILTASLEFVPTRGWTADAIAEGAKSLGLSVAAAGMFNNDGSELILHFVSQCNTELSNLLEEQQKLVQLGQAEKKKTDQFLKDAVEARLRMLIPYIEKWPQAVSILLLPHNIPSSLNLLTSMVDDMWHYAGDQSTDINWYTRRTMLAGIYNTTELVMMQDSSPDFEETWRFLENRIADAMKMGHTAKQVQSTGEALVQGLMGAAVTIKNLAGLNQRR, from the exons ATGGCGGCGGTGGCGGCGGCGGCTGCGGGGAGCCTGCGGCGGgcgggctgggggctgctgcgCCGTGCGCCGG TGGTCAGATGCCCGTTGTACCCAGCCCAGCGTGCGTTCCAGGCCTCAGCTCTGCTGAGAGTCTCAGAGGAACAGAAACAGGAGCCGCCACCATCTTCCTCCCAGCAACATTTTGAATCACACCCACCAGGTGACCAGCCTGACCAGGAGCCCCAGCGCTCACACCACAG TTACACTGATCAGGGTGGTGAGGAGTCTGAGGACTATGAGAGtgaagagcagctgcagcagcgaATCCTGACAGCATCGCTGGAGTTTGTACCTACTCGCGGTTGGACAGCAGATGCCATTGCAGAGGGAGCCAAG TCTCTTGGCCTCTCTGTTGCTGCAGCAGGGATGTTTAATAATGACGGCAGTGAGCTGATACTGCATTTTGTGTCCCAGTGCAACACCGAGCTCTCTAATCTGCTGGAGGAACAGCAAAAACTGGTGCAGCTGGGCCAGGCAGA AAAGAAGAAGACAGACCAGTTCCTGAAAGATGCTGTGGAAGCCCGACTGAGGATGCTTATCCCATACATTGAGAAATGGCCCCAG GCTGTAAGCATTCTGCTGCTTCCACACAACATCCcttccagcctaaacctcctcaCTAGCATGGTGGATGATATGTGGCACTATGCAGGAGATCAGTCCACCGAT ATTAATTGGTACACTCGACGGACTATGCTGGCTGGCATCTACAACACTACTGAGTTGGTGATGATGCAGGACTCGTCTCCTGACTTTGAAGAGACTTGGCgcttcctggaaaacagaatagCTGATGCCATGAAGATGGGTCATACAGCTAAACAG GTACAGTCAACGGGAGAAGCACTCGTCCAGGgcctaatgggagctgcagttacT